The segment GATGACCTTAACCAACAAACCCGTTTTAGGTCAGTATTCTACCGATGTAAACAGCCAAATTTTGATTACCTTACAGACAGATAACTTTGATGAAGCCCGAAATTGGCTGCCTGACGGACAACTGTATCAAGATTTAATGGCACTGTTGCATGTCTACCTAGGGTCAAGAGTCAATGCCCGTCTTTGTCTCAAATTACCCAGAAAGTTGCTCCCTAACGCGACGTTAAGCACTCAATCTCACCAAGGTGTTCAGCTGGGACGTACTGCTGCAATGGGTGCATTGGCGCCTAATGCCGCTCCCCGAGAACACATTATTACCTTAAATTTAGGGCGCTATCAGCGATTATCGGTAGCATCACACTCTACGCCGCCCTCACATTACGCTAATTATCGATTCTAATTCTGGGACTCCCCTATGAAACACATCCCTTTATTGCCATTTTGTGGCAAAACATTGGTGCTTCTGACTGCATTAAACCTCACCGGATGCGGGCTCACTCAAATGGTCAGTGATGGCACTCGCAGTGCAGCAAACGCGATATTTTATAAGCAAGTGAAAGTCGTCCATCTTGATTTCGTGGCGCGTGAAGCACTCAATACCGATGATACAGGCGCATCGCTATCCACCATCATTCGCGTATATCAATTAAAAGATACAGAAAGCTTTGATGAGAGTGATTACGCGTCGTTGTTTGCCAAAGATAGCCAAGTACTAAAATCCTCTCTCGTGGTCCAAAAAGATTTACGTATTCGCCCAGGTGAGTCGATTTCCCTCGATATGCCCCTTGAAGACGGCGCTGAATTTGTTGCCGTCGCCGTGATGTTCCATCACCCTGACCTTATTACCGACGACTGGCGCGTGGTGATCCCCAAAAAGCGGTTACTACCGGATGACCCACGCTTACTCACCCTCGCGGATAACTCCATGACCTTAAAACCACTCGGAGAAAAATAGCATGTCCCAACCTTCATTATATGAAATGTTGACGGGGTATTTTGCGGGTGGATTGGATATTGATGCTATCCCAGAACATGACCAAGTGATGGTGTCTGTGATGGACAATATTCGCCGCATTCTCAACGCCAGAGCGGGCAGTATCGAGCACCTTCCCGACTACGGGCTACCTGATATGAGTAAAATGATCCAAGGTCTCCCCGGCACCGCTCACAATATGATGACCATTTTATCGGCAACGTTACTCAAGTATGAGCCTCGCATCAAATCACTCTCTTTAGTGTTATTACCGCAAAACAGCTTTGGGGCGCTCCATTATGCCCTTGAGGTTGAATTACATGAGCAAGGTTTGATCCGCTATGGTACTGAGTTTATGCCGGATGGGCGCATTCTCGTCCATCATCTAAAAAAACAATTCGATACGATTTAAACCGACGACAGCGTGAGAAGACTATGAACCCAGATTTAAACACATTGCGCCTTGGTGGCGACCCGCGCACGCTGGCTGATTTTGCCGCGCTCAAAGAAGAATTAAATAAACGCTTTCACCCCGCCCGCCCAGATGTCGACTGGGCGCGTGCCCATGGACTTTGTTTGTCCTTATTCAACCAAAACGGTGCTGATTTACAAACTTGCGCATGGTTTACCCTGATCCGCCAGCATCAAAATGGCATCGCGGGATTAAACGAAGGCTTATCTTTACTCCAACATTTACTAAGCCGCCACTGGCAAGGATTATGGCCACAACAGACCCATGCCCGGGTTGAGATCCTCGCAACGCTGAGCCAACAATTGATGACTGGGTTACGCGCCCATGCGCCTGTTTATGCAGACCTGCCAGCACTGTATCAAACTGAAGCGACCCTCGGCCAAATCGGTCAGTTGCTGCAAACATTAGAGCTCAAACACCTCACTCAGCTGGAGCGACTGCAAAACTTGCTCACCACTCAAGCCAAGCAGCTCGAAAATACCGATGTTCCTGATAGTGGCTTTATTCCACCAACGCCGCTCCAATTGCCAAAAACTGCACCATCATCATTTCATGCCCGTACCGCCGCAACGCCAATTTCCATCAAGGCCAATGCCACTATCAGCGCACCGACACCGACCAAGCCTTCTTACCGCAAAGGCATTTGTGTGGGTCTGGCTTTCGGTATTGTGCTCACAGGCGCGCTGAGTGCAGGAACTTTGTATATGTTACACCCGCAAATCAATAACCACGTTTTAGCGCAAGCTCTCCCACAACTCCCTGACTTTACGCCGAATATCGCCTCAATTCTTGAGCAACAATTACAACCTAATGCCGCTCAACCCAATAGTTTTTCTCCTGAAAAACTCAAGATAATCGATAACTACCTCGTGGAATTAGAGTCCGTCTCCCCAATTTGGTCTCAGCAGTATGGATTAAGCATGGTGAGTTACCTCACGAAACAATACGGTGAACGTCAAGAAGTCAGCGCATTTAATGATAAATGGCAGCAAAATATGCAAATTAATGCGTTATCTAACGATAAATTACAACAATGGTCTGAAGGGATGGCCGAGTTAAATAATCTCAGTACGCGCTTAGACAGTCTCGATGGTAAACCTCGCAGCTATATCACGGGGTCTGAATTAAAAACCATTATTTTCAATGCCCGCCAGCATTTTAATCAAAGCGTTCCGTTAGAAGAAGAATTGCGTCGCCTTGAGCAACTTCAAACCCAAGGCTCCGTTCCTGAGTCTGAATACCAACGGATTGATAACCATTTTAAACAGCTACTGAATCGCTATGCGTTGATAAAACAAAGCGAAAAATAAACCTATTTATTCCTAAGCAATACCTGTATGGAGCA is part of the Providencia zhijiangensis genome and harbors:
- the tssE gene encoding type VI secretion system baseplate subunit TssE, whose translation is MSQPSLYEMLTGYFAGGLDIDAIPEHDQVMVSVMDNIRRILNARAGSIEHLPDYGLPDMSKMIQGLPGTAHNMMTILSATLLKYEPRIKSLSLVLLPQNSFGALHYALEVELHEQGLIRYGTEFMPDGRILVHHLKKQFDTI
- the tssJ gene encoding type VI secretion system lipoprotein TssJ; the protein is MKHIPLLPFCGKTLVLLTALNLTGCGLTQMVSDGTRSAANAIFYKQVKVVHLDFVAREALNTDDTGASLSTIIRVYQLKDTESFDESDYASLFAKDSQVLKSSLVVQKDLRIRPGESISLDMPLEDGAEFVAVAVMFHHPDLITDDWRVVIPKKRLLPDDPRLLTLADNSMTLKPLGEK
- a CDS encoding VasL domain-containing protein; this translates as MNPDLNTLRLGGDPRTLADFAALKEELNKRFHPARPDVDWARAHGLCLSLFNQNGADLQTCAWFTLIRQHQNGIAGLNEGLSLLQHLLSRHWQGLWPQQTHARVEILATLSQQLMTGLRAHAPVYADLPALYQTEATLGQIGQLLQTLELKHLTQLERLQNLLTTQAKQLENTDVPDSGFIPPTPLQLPKTAPSSFHARTAATPISIKANATISAPTPTKPSYRKGICVGLAFGIVLTGALSAGTLYMLHPQINNHVLAQALPQLPDFTPNIASILEQQLQPNAAQPNSFSPEKLKIIDNYLVELESVSPIWSQQYGLSMVSYLTKQYGERQEVSAFNDKWQQNMQINALSNDKLQQWSEGMAELNNLSTRLDSLDGKPRSYITGSELKTIIFNARQHFNQSVPLEEELRRLEQLQTQGSVPESEYQRIDNHFKQLLNRYALIKQSEK